In Halocalculus aciditolerans, the following are encoded in one genomic region:
- a CDS encoding GNAT family N-acetyltransferase, with the protein MEEMEVREATPADVDAICALLDAPTRATERLLAERSVVVGEADVEANASAAEDDRQIVGVCAFDYWDDAVQVTRLASETGAVDALLAPALERAAAAGVPVEVLVVDGGLVEALRAAGFEETEGGPRFEGRVTRVFRQEP; encoded by the coding sequence ATGGAGGAGATGGAGGTCCGTGAGGCCACGCCGGCGGACGTCGACGCGATATGCGCGCTCCTCGACGCGCCGACGCGCGCCACAGAGCGCCTGCTCGCCGAGCGGTCGGTCGTCGTCGGAGAGGCAGATGTCGAGGCGAACGCGTCAGCCGCCGAGGACGACCGGCAGATTGTGGGCGTGTGTGCGTTCGACTACTGGGACGATGCGGTGCAGGTGACGCGGCTCGCGTCCGAAACCGGGGCGGTCGACGCGCTCCTCGCGCCGGCACTCGAGCGAGCGGCGGCGGCGGGCGTGCCGGTCGAGGTGCTCGTCGTCGACGGCGGTTTAGTCGAAGCGCTCCGCGCGGCGGGGTTCGAGGAAACGGAGGGCGGCCCGCGGTTCGAGGGTCGCGTCACTCGAGTGTTCCGGCAAGAACCGTAG
- a CDS encoding rubrerythrin family protein, whose translation MDASEFTEHVREANETALSRLGSSKSLYAATGGEMDTEDVLHAAADAERAAAETFEQWAATSEGVPAGVYTATAEEEREHYETVAGELDDHEPGDAVSAMQAALRDLTDPVERVGGYVGRLEATDKSKEQYVGFFVGQADPQTAQLFRGLRDDLDGQRDRIDDLLDAVCEDDADVERALDAASTVIQAAYDEYTEQLESLGVNPKPVC comes from the coding sequence ATGGACGCGTCAGAGTTCACGGAGCACGTGCGCGAGGCGAACGAGACGGCGCTGAGTCGACTGGGGTCGTCGAAGTCGCTGTACGCGGCGACGGGCGGCGAGATGGACACGGAGGACGTGCTGCACGCGGCGGCGGACGCGGAGCGCGCGGCCGCGGAGACGTTCGAACAGTGGGCGGCGACGAGCGAGGGCGTTCCCGCGGGCGTCTACACGGCGACGGCGGAGGAAGAACGCGAACACTACGAGACGGTCGCGGGCGAACTCGACGACCACGAGCCGGGCGATGCGGTGTCGGCGATGCAGGCCGCGCTCCGCGACCTCACCGATCCCGTCGAGCGCGTCGGCGGCTACGTCGGCCGCCTCGAAGCGACGGATAAGTCCAAAGAGCAGTACGTCGGGTTCTTCGTCGGACAGGCCGACCCGCAGACCGCCCAGCTGTTCCGCGGGCTCCGCGACGACCTCGACGGCCAGCGCGACCGAATCGACGACCTCCTCGACGCCGTCTGCGAGGACGACGCGGACGTCGAACGCGCGCTCGACGCGGCCTCCACCGTTATCCAGGCGGCCTACGACGAGTACACCGAACAGCTGGAGTCACTCGGCGTGAACCCGAAACCCGTCTGCTAA
- a CDS encoding universal stress protein, whose translation MKVLLGIGGTDDSLDALERTVERAVQANDELTVAILENPESPRDAHEVEEYALDVLLDAGLDADIRHVAGDPGSELVRIAEEDDFDQIALGGGERSPMGKIRLGHVAEFVLLNSRVSVTLVR comes from the coding sequence ATGAAGGTCCTACTGGGCATCGGGGGGACGGACGATTCGCTCGACGCGCTGGAACGCACGGTCGAACGCGCGGTACAGGCGAACGACGAACTGACGGTCGCGATTCTCGAGAACCCGGAGAGCCCGCGGGACGCCCACGAGGTCGAGGAGTACGCGCTCGACGTCCTGCTCGACGCGGGGCTGGACGCGGACATCCGGCACGTCGCCGGCGACCCCGGGAGCGAACTCGTTCGCATCGCCGAGGAGGACGACTTCGACCAGATCGCGCTCGGCGGCGGTGAACGCAGCCCGATGGGGAAGATACGGCTCGGCCACGTCGCCGAGTTCGTGCTCCTGAACTCGCGGGTGTCGGTGACACTCGTCCGATGA
- a CDS encoding GNAT family N-acetyltransferase, whose protein sequence is MIGNRRYPDAVAGPFPEPPVEFDDGDGRPIEIRAAAEGDDVFEALVAMYDDFDPADRAQGLPPLREDRVRGWLETLLDGEALNVVAWHDEQAAGHATLVPDGSGASELAIFVHQDYQGAGVGSNLIAGLLGYGAANGVEKVWLTVERWNRPAVALYEKVGFETAEAESFELEMTLRLAESDDENEE, encoded by the coding sequence ATGATCGGGAACCGACGGTATCCGGACGCGGTCGCGGGGCCGTTCCCGGAGCCGCCGGTCGAATTCGACGACGGCGACGGCCGGCCGATCGAGATTCGCGCCGCGGCAGAAGGAGACGACGTGTTCGAGGCCCTGGTGGCGATGTACGACGATTTCGACCCGGCGGACCGCGCGCAGGGGTTGCCGCCGCTCCGCGAGGACCGCGTGCGGGGCTGGCTGGAGACCCTGCTGGACGGTGAGGCGCTGAACGTCGTGGCGTGGCACGACGAGCAGGCGGCGGGGCACGCGACGCTCGTACCGGACGGGAGCGGGGCGTCCGAACTCGCCATCTTCGTCCACCAAGACTACCAGGGGGCGGGCGTCGGGTCGAACCTCATCGCCGGCCTCCTCGGGTACGGCGCGGCGAACGGCGTGGAGAAGGTCTGGCTCACGGTCGAGCGGTGGAACCGACCGGCGGTCGCGCTCTACGAGAAAGTCGGGTTCGAGACCGCGGAAGCCGAATCCTTCGAGCTGGAGATGACGCTCCGACTCGCGGAGAGCGACGACGAGAACGAAGAGTAG
- a CDS encoding universal stress protein, which translates to MTLDVDLVLVPVDGSDASATAAEYAVAVAEKYDADVHALYVLDDQVARDIEAGTVEEAAVADDVRAFVDDIRELAPDTVDVKSTTANAFSTTRKRTTPGDVILDTAEAVDVDFLVVPHDTTETTAPSILEKAAEHVLLYASQPVLSV; encoded by the coding sequence ATGACACTCGACGTGGACCTCGTCCTCGTGCCCGTCGACGGGAGCGACGCGTCCGCGACCGCCGCCGAGTACGCGGTCGCCGTCGCCGAGAAGTACGACGCGGACGTCCACGCCCTCTACGTCCTCGACGACCAGGTCGCCCGCGACATCGAAGCCGGAACAGTGGAAGAAGCAGCCGTCGCCGACGACGTCCGCGCGTTCGTCGACGACATCCGCGAACTCGCCCCGGACACCGTCGACGTGAAATCCACCACCGCGAACGCGTTCTCGACGACGCGGAAACGGACCACGCCCGGCGACGTCATCCTCGACACCGCCGAAGCCGTCGACGTCGACTTCCTCGTCGTCCCCCACGACACCACCGAAACCACCGCCCCCAGCATCCTCGAAAAAGCCGCCGAACACGTCCTCCTCTACGCCAGCCAACCCGTCCTCTCCGTCTAA
- a CDS encoding universal stress protein has product MIERVVVATDGSESVARAIEVGVDFAERFDADVHALYVIDAGELESAPEELEPEMRAALEERADDAVADVEAHTDREVTAAVRTGRPASEIIQYARDVDADVIATGTRGRHGENRFLIGSVAERVVRSSPVPVLTVRQLT; this is encoded by the coding sequence ATGATCGAGCGAGTCGTGGTCGCGACGGACGGCTCGGAGAGCGTGGCGCGAGCCATCGAGGTCGGCGTCGACTTCGCGGAGCGCTTCGACGCGGACGTCCACGCGCTCTACGTCATCGACGCGGGCGAGCTGGAGAGCGCACCGGAGGAACTCGAACCGGAGATGAGAGCGGCGCTCGAAGAGCGCGCGGACGACGCCGTCGCCGACGTCGAAGCGCACACCGACCGCGAGGTGACGGCGGCGGTGCGGACGGGGCGGCCGGCGAGCGAGATTATCCAGTACGCCCGCGACGTCGACGCGGACGTCATCGCGACCGGGACGCGCGGCCGGCACGGCGAGAATCGCTTCCTCATCGGGAGCGTCGCCGAGCGCGTCGTGCGCTCCAGTCCCGTGCCCGTGCTCACGGTCCGACAGCTCACCTGA